GGAGTGGAGGAGGTGCCAGAGCCCATCCCCAGAGACTGCCAGTGAATAAGGGAAGTGACTGATCTCTCTGGCCATCCACACACTCCACCTCAGCCCTTTGCGACCACTAGCctgacatcatcatcatcatcatcgtcatcactACTACCAATCATTGAACCTTGATAGGTACAATGCCAGCACTCATAGGCCCTATTGTGCTGATTTTTCCAACTACCTTTCAAGGTAGATACAGTCCACCTCCCCGACACTCCACTCTCTGATTTACTTGATATTATAACTGAAGCCCAGTCATACATAGTGATGCATAGTGGTTTCCTGTGATGCTTAATTTTACGTGTCAGCTTGACTGGGACACAGGGTACCTAGACAGTTGGTTAAGTATGATTCTGGGCGTGTCTGTGGGGTGTTCTGATGAGCCTAACATTGGAATTGGCAGACAGTGAAGGTGATTTCCCTTCCCGGTGTGGAGGggcttcatccaatcagttgaaagccTAGTAGAACCAAAAGGTTGACCCTTCAGTGAGTAAGGGGAACTCCTGCCTGACTGTCTTAGAACTGGGACATTAGTATTTTCCTGCTTTCAGGTTCCAACTGCCTTCAGATAACTGCTTCTCCTAGGTCTCAAGACTGCAATGACACCATCAGCTTTCCTGACTTCAGATCTTAGGACTTGTCAGCcagttccttataataaatcccctcggccgggcgtggtggctcacacctgtaatcccaacactttgggggccaaggcaggcagatcacctgaggttgggagttcgagaccagcctgaccaatatggagaaaccccatctctactaaaaatacaaaactagccaggtgtggtggcgcatgcctgtaatcccagctactcaggaggctgaggcaggagaatcacttgaacccaggaggcagagattgtggtgagctgagatctcgccattgcactccagcctgggcaacaagagcgaaactccatctcaatcaatcaatcaatcaatccctCTCTTTCTCCCGCCACGTATGTATGGGGGAGAAACTCTCTCTCTATATTATGTGTGTCTATGTCCTactgcttctgtttctctggagaaccctgactagtacACGTCCAAGGCCATGCAGCTGCTCTTTCCTCCTTCCACCAGTCTTTTCACCCACTTATGTCCCTACTCTGGCACTCACCCTTTCCATGGAGCCTTGCCTACTGGACTGGGGAACATAAGGAAGGCTGAGTCCTCTCACCTCTTTATCTCACATGCTGGCCCACACTTGCCTCTTCCTACCTCCCTGAATACTTACAGGGAAATTCTCACTGCAACCCTGGGTCTCAGCCCCTCTGAGTAGTCCCatcagggaggggagggagtggtTAAAAAACTGGGATTGTGTGGGATGAATTATCTCATTCTATGCCCCTACCTCTGATGATCAAGACGTAATcgtctcttcattcattcatgccaTACATGTGGAACTGTCCACATGCCAGGCCTTTGTAATACCTTGTGATGCCAAGAGGGACAAGTCACAGTTCTAGCCCTCTGGGAGCTCAGAGTCTTCAGAGGAGGTGGACCAGGAGATACCTGTGGGTAAGAAAACCCAACAAGTGGTATGAAAGAAACGGCAGCAGGTTTTGTGGGGACCCAAGAGGGCCAGGATGGAGAGATGCTGGTTACCTGGAATAAAAAGTGACACattcaggctggatgcagtgactcacacttgtaatcccagcactttgagaggtcgaggcgttggatcacctgaggtcaggagttcgagaccagcctggccaacatggtgaaaccccatctctactaaaaatacaaaaagtagctgggcctgctggcacatgcctataatcccagcaactcaggaggctgaggcaggagaatggcttgaaactgggaggcggaggttgcagtgagccaagatcataccactgcagtccagcctgggcaacagagaaagactgtctcaaaaaacaaacaaaaaacagaaagcgaCACATTCAGAGTGAAGAGGAGTCCCAAGCCCTGCTCTCAGCAAGTTGGGAAGTGACCAGGCACCAGGAGAAAACGAGGACAGCTTGAGAGAGCACCAAGCAGCAACCTAGAGAGATGGCAGGGAAGGGGGTTGATTCCAGGAGGAAGTGGGAATTATTCTAGGAAAGCTCCctggagaagagggaagaaaaaaaacgGGGCGGGGGCAGAGAGTAGAAACTGAGGGTTCTGGGGGTGAGAGAGGCAAGGATAAGAGAGAGCAGATTTTCAGCCCGAGCCCAGAGCCACAGCTGCCAAGAAGACAGGCGACTGGCTCAGACTCTCCGAGCCATGCCTGCAGCAAAGGCCTGTGGGGAGACCTTGAAGGCCAACCCAAGACCTTGGGAGTAGGCAGCTGGCTTCGCCTGGTGAATGTGGCCTCAAATGGCCCCAACTCATCCTGGTGTGTGCCCAGGGGAGAGCTGAGCCCCAAAGCTGCCCCTGCAAGCCACCCCAGCTGCTCCAGCACTGACCCCAGTGGCGTCACAGGGAGTGACTCAAGCCCCAGCAACAACAATGAGTGGGACTGACGTCAGGCCAGGGCTCCTgatggtggccaggctggctgGAAAGCCAGCACACTGCCTGCtgaccctccagcctgggcaggctGAGGGGGGTGAGGAGGACCAGCTGTCCCTCTCTGACATCTGCCCCCTGGACCGTGGGCAGGGGCTCTTCCACCTCCCACCCTTTCTGGGATGTCACTTCCAGCCCCCACCCTCCCTGACGGGGAAAATGTCTGGGCGGATGAAAGAGTGGCAGAGAGCGTGAGAAAGGGGCACCTCCCAGCCCCAACCTGCCAACCTCACCAGGCAGCCCGGAGACCAGGACCAAGCCGGGAGCAGCTTGTGTGCTGTGTGTTCTCCTGAGGACCCAGGGATCTGTCCATGTTGGGGAAGtgttttgtggcttttttttctttttttcttttttttttttttttccagaaaggtCTGTGTTTGGCCAAGTTGAGGTAGAAGCCGGGCTTTATTTCTGTGCCTCCGTCCCTCGGGGGGTGCGGGACTGTCTCTCCTTGCTGCAAGATCTGTTCCTTTGGCAGGCCGTTCTGAGCATCTGTCGTTCTTTAAGGAAGAGGATTCTGGGCGACTGTGCTTGCAAACGGTTGGGGGGCTGTTTATCTGCCCCAGATAAGGCAGTCTCTATATCTGCCACTGGGGAGCTGTTTTTCTGTCCCTGCTTTCTTGCGGGGCAGGGGCCATCTCTATCTGTCCTTGTGgtatcccagctacctggggccCTGGGGTGGAGTCCAGGTTTCCTGCTTGGCTATGCCAAGGCTGGGCTCCCTGATTGGAGGCCTCTTTCCTCTGATGTTCTCCAGGCTAGGAGTGCAGCAACAGTCAGCACCCTGCCCGCCTGGCTTGCAGCTGGGCACTGCTCCCTGCTAACGCAGCATGTACCAGGACAGGCCCCCCCGCACTCCCCTCCCTGTCCCAGctgccacccccagcccctgcggCCACGCCAGGCCTGATTTATGGTCCTGAGTTGGGGCTGGACAGTGCCAGCGCCTGGGTCAGACCTTGAGGAGACCTCAAGTGGCACCCTTGGTCtggcagggtcagggcccaggaggaGACGACGGGGAGCCAGGGTGCTGGGGAGGATGAACACAGCAGGGGCCCAGGAGTGGCCGGCAGGAGGTGGAAGCCAAGGCCAGGGCCTCCAGGGGCCCATAGGCTTCCCACCGGCTCCAAGTCCAGCTGGGGACCCGGAAATGTGCCTCCTGCCTTCAGAAGGTCTCTGGCTTGTGTGGGAAAGGAGATATTGGAGAGTGAAAAGGGCTTTTCCTCTGCTTTGCACTGACTCCTTCCTGTACCCACCATCAGAGGCTGGAGGTTTCAAAGTCCCACTGGCCAGCCTAGGCCAAACCAGACAGTCTCCCAGCCTGGGGCCCAGGAAGAGGCCTGAGAGCCTGAAGCTGGAGCAGGGATGGAGGCAGAGGTTTGGGGCAGAGACTGCAGCCCGGAGCTGAGCACTGGCTGCCCCGGGGAAGACAGAGCAGCTGCTCCCTGAGCTATGAGGCTGCAAGGCCAGGCCCCTGAAGGGCTGGGTGCCAGATAGACACCCAGGGCTCACCCCTTCAACCTCATCCTCTGAGGAGGCCCAATGGCCCTGGGGCTCTGCTGCACTCGGAGACTTGTGAGAGAGGGGCTGGGGCTCGTCCAGATGTCCAAGCTAAAACTCTCTTAGGATCCCAGGCCCAGCTCACACAAGGCCACCCAGCACTGCCTCACCAGGGCACAACTCTGACGTGCCTGGCACAACTGCCTCATGGCTGCAAAAGGATGTCACTGCTGACTGTCCAGGGACCACACAGTGGCCACCTGCCTCTGACAAGTCTCTCTCAGGCTGCCCTCTGAAGCAGCGGAGCTGCTGCCACACAGCTGAGCATGCTGGGTGCTCAGAGCAGGCCATGTGGACAGGACACCCCATTATAGCACGGTCTCCCATGACCTTCAAGTGCTTCTCACATCCTGGAGGCTGACCCTTGCCACACACCTCCATAACCAAGACCAGGTGGCTGGAGCCCAGGTGTGGGGCAGCTTCCTCCACACTGGCCTCAGGGAAGGGCTACAGGCAGAGACCCTCAGAGTATAGAGCTCTCCCTCAGTCCCTAGACCTCAAAGCCACCCCTCCCCAGTCACAGTGGCAcctcagggctggggagggggccaGGGGCCTCTGGGCACTGGGCCCAgcgtgggtggggtgggggagacagaGAGGCAGGCTTCCTGGGTCTCCGCGTGAGGACAAACAGCAGACTTTGAGGCCTTGGAAAATCCCGCCTGGGATTCCAGGCCCTGCCGGCGTCACTGCCTTTTGACTATTGTCCCCGTCGGAAATGGGCCCAGCCCCCGGCCAGCCTGGACAGAGCAGCCATTGTGAGGCCCCATCAGGCTCAATGCCCCCTTGTTTGCCCTCCCATCCCATAGCAAGAGTTGGAGGCCAGTTCTTCCAGTTGCTGAGTGGAAAGAAAGGGCCTGCCTCCGGGCTCCAGCCCTTGGGcggggcagggtggggcagggtggggctggAGGAACTAGCCCCCCACCCCGTACCCTAATTGCCAGGGTCCTGAAAAGGAACCACCATCAATGGAGCTTCTTATTTTTGAGGCCCTGGGCAGGGAGACCTAGTGGTTAAGTAGCCAGATGCACCCAGCTCAGCTACTCACAAGccaggtgaccttgggaaagtcataTCCTTTCTCTGAAATGAATTCTCCTCTTTTGTAAaaacaatagctaatatttattgggtgtttgctgtgtgccaggcactgtgaaaaACACTTTGTATGTATTCACTCCTATAATCCTTATAGTAACTTCATAAAATAGATTCAATTCGTTTTCTTATTTCCAGGtgaagacactgaggcacagaaagattaacaaacttgccccaaatcacacagctagtaagagctGGAGCCAAGATGTAAACCCAGGCCTCAGGCTCCAGGGTCCTTGCTTTCGCCACTCTCCCGTGGTGCCCCTGTGAACTGGGAATAGCCAGGCTGTCTTCATGGGATGGCAGCTAGGGCTGGAAATCACAAGCACAAGGGCTGGAAATCACAAGCGTCTGATGAAAAGAATCTGCCAGCGTGAACCCTAATACCCGCCAGCCTCATCCATAGATATAGAGATGCTCCCTCAGCCCCACTCCATTcccagccctggcccctcccTGAGCATCTGAGCAGCCCTCTTGCCTTCCCCAGTGCCTGTCCTGTCCTCACGTCTGTCTGTGCTAAAGGCAGGGAGCTGGAGGCGAGTGACACAAAGGAAAAGGACTCGGTCCAGCCAGCTGGCGGGAGATTTCCCAGCAAGCTCTGCTCCTAACCAGCCTCACCTCCCCACTGaacagatgggaaactgaggctcggtgAGGAGGAGGGACTTCTCAGAGAGCAGCATGGAGTTGGAGGCAAGCAGAAGCCCACCTACTGATGGCCCCATGTCGTCAGGTGCGGGTGCAGCTGACAAAGCCTCGCTCAGGGGTCTGGGGCTGGGTGGGCGATGCCAGGGATACATGTTTGGAAGTCCACAGCACTGCTGGGAGCATGTCCCAGGGTCGGGACCGTGGTCTCCCTACCCCAGCCTCACTGGGACCTTcagcaggcctgaggctggaCTGTGCTCCCAGAACCCGAGTGAGGGTAGGTGGATGGGTGCTCCCTGCAAGCTGTGGCTGGAGCACCAGGGAAGGCCCTTGCTTCCCCCATCCACAGCTGAGAGCCCTATTCTGTCGGGCCCCATCCAGTAGGAGCTGCCCCTCAGCCAGCCACTTCCCAGGAGCCATGGAGGTGGAGACGTGGGGGGTCCTGGGCCAAGGGCTGTGAGGAACACGTGTGAGGGCACTGCCTTCAGGCCTCCTACTGGGTCCTAGAGAAGCAAACAGTGAGGCTGGGTGAGCACTGAGCACAGGAAGGTGCCAGACCCTGCATGATGACCAACTCCCATGGGCCTCAGGTTAGGTCCATCTACATCTGTTCCTTAAAAGGGTGGCCCCAGGCCACCTGCATCACAAGCACCTGGGTACTTGCTAAAACTGAAGGTTTGTGGGCCCCCTCACCTCCCCAAATCTGAGTCTCTGGGGGTAGatcccaggaatctgcattttaagccAGCTGACTAAACAACTGATGAGCCTGGGGGGTTGGAGGGCCTACGTGGGGACACGGGCACAGGTAGGGACTTCAGTACAATCTTCTTGCCAAGAAGGTGAGGGCCGCCAGATCCATGGATCTTCTTGCTGGGGTGGCAGGAGAGTGGGGAGGAATGTTGAGAATGGGGATGTTAAAACACTGAATGTAACAGCTACTACCAATTTGGGCTTACTTAAACCCAGCCCATGCTaagcattacacacacacactcctctgaTCCTAAAAGCTCTGTGAGGCTGGGTCTATTCCTGTTTTATGAATGTGGAAATCAAGAATCAGAGAATAATATGTCCAGATTAGGAACCATGACAACCCTGAGATCTGCGGCTAAGTCTATTGCTAGGGCCCTGCAGTAACCCCTGGGCTAGTCGGCCACTGCAGACCCCAGCAATGAGCCAGGCACAGCTAATGCAGGCTTCCCACGTGTTAGAAATTAGTCTAAGTGCTTTGCATAACAACCTCGTGAAGCAGGTGTCATTATTATCCGCCTTTTACAAATGAGTACACTGAGGCCTGACAGCTCAGGCTGGTAACATCCAAGTTTCATCTTGAGCAGCCCATCTCTTATGTAATGATGGGGTGTGTctggtgggggagtggggagggggcatCAGAGACAGACTGAATCCCAGTTCCAGCTACAtgtctattttttattcaatatattaaatatattaatcagAAAAGTCACATACTATAAATCcaggaaaatacacaaatataaatgTCAGAATCTGTCATTTGTCTTCTTCCTAGAGTGACAGTTTATGTACATGTGGAAGGAGGGTAGGAAGAGAGAGCCAGCAGGAGGCTGGAAAGGCTGCCCAGGAAGGCGGGGCCCATCCCTTCCTCCCAACCCCGCTCCCACCTCAAGCTCTTTCTTCCTGTATTTACAGCAGCACTGGGCTTATTTACAGCACGGCGCTATGTGTTAAAAACGGTTTATCTTACAAAAAACATAAAGGCCGGGGCCAGGCTCGGGGGATAAGACAAATCGTGGGGTCACCCCCATGAAGGCATCCCCCTCCCCAAGGGCTTGAGCTCCCTGCAAACCTCCTGGAGCAGGTGAGAAGGTGGAGTCATTCTGCAGCTCAAGTCCAGGCTTGGGGGTGCTCTGGGGGTCCGTGGACTAAAGGCACGTGGGGTGGCATATGAGAGTGCACATGTGCACACGTGTTCCCAGGCGGGGGTCAGAAGGGCAGCGTGTCCATGAAGATCTTGTCAATGATGGGTGGAGGGGGCACCAAGTCCTCCAGCTTGAGGTAGAAGATGCGCTGCAGGCCCTGGGTGCACAGGGTCCGCAGCTCGGGCAGTTTGCCCAACAGACGTGACAGGCAGCTGGCTGGCTGGGGCTCGCCCGCCACAGCTGCCACGTGCTCCTTCAGGCAGCTGGCGATGCGGTTCTGCAGCTCCTCCACCCGCCGCGGCTCCTGCAGCCCATGCCGGTCTGCGGGAAGGGTACAGGATTAGCCGTACATCTGAGAACCAGGCCCCCAAAGCCCCAGCCTCCCCCAGGCCCCTAAAACTGCTGCCCCTGACCACCCCTCATGCTCTGCTGGCACTTCACAAAAGCGCATTCACATGTTGGCCATTAGTAAGCATCGTCACAAGTCTGAGAAGCAGTAATCCTCATTATCCTCATACTCCAAGTGAGAACCCGAGGCCCAGGAGGCtaatgacttgcccagggtcacaaaCGGGAAATAAAATCCTAACCTAGGTTTTCTGGCTAGATCATTGGGTTTTTAAAATCTACACTGTTCTGAGAAACCCAGCCTCAGAACCCAGCACTCCCTCAGCCCAGAGTACCTCTGATTGTGTTCTATATAGTTGGGTCCCCTGTGCAATTTAAGTGAAAAAATGAACGAGGGTggattctttcctttaaaaaacagagaaatctGAAAACCTCTGCATTCAACACCAGATTCCATCCTGCAGAACTACATTTACATAAAGTCCAAAACAGGCACAACCAATCTGATCTGCACTGTCAGAAGTCACAGtgaagggctgggcgtggtggctcacacctgtaatcccagcactttaggaggctgagacaggaggatcatttgagcccaggagttcgagaccagcttgggcaacatagtgagattcccatcttattttttaaaatatttaaataaaaagtagtgGTTACCCTTGGGGAGGGCAAATGACTGGAAGGGGGCACAATAATGGGTTCTGGGGGGCAGTTATGTGCTCTTTCTTGACCAAGGCGCTGGTTGGGTAAGTGCGGTTTATGAAAATTTACCATTTGTGTACTTTTCTATATGCAGCATAATTGACAGGAAGGTTTTAAAAACAAGCCAATACCCTAGGCCACATACATGACACCTGCAGTCTGGATCCTGACAGTCTGGGACCAAAGGCTGTCTTGGGCTTTAGAGCTGGATGCAGCTGAGCCCATCTGCAATTCCTATGGTCCCTACTTTACTGCTGGCATGAGCCCGGGGCAGTGCAGGGGCCCAGAAAGTGCTAGATCCCGGCCCACCAAACTCCCTGGGACAGTGTACTCCTGAGAACCAGTCAACCCCCTGACGCCCATTCCCTTGGACCTGGTGTGGTGCTGGTCACTCACCGGTGATGAGGACAAGGGCAGAGAGGCAGGCGAAGGCAGGGACATCGACAAGCAAGCTGTGCAGGGACCTTGAGAAGGCCAGGATACTGTCAATCCAGTCGCCGAAGCCACGGGCACACTGCAGCCGGTGTAGCACCAGGCCTGAGCAGAAGATGAGCTTGCCCTCGCCTGGCTTAGACCTGGCAGGCAGATGGGCACGAAGAGCGATCAGGGTGGTTCACAGGCAGGTGTATCAGGGAAAGGGGCTGGGCAGAGCGTCAGTAGCTCTCACCTGTACGCCAGGCGGAGGATGAAGAGCTCCAGGAAGGCCGACTCCAGCAACAGGTCCTGGTCAGCCGGTGACAGCTCAGCAAAGCCAGGGATCTTCTCCGCCCACTTGCGGATGACCTCCAGAGAACCGGAGAGCAGGTCGTAGAACTGCTGTACATCCCCAGCATCTTCCTTCCCAAAGCGGGGCAGCACCAGCTCCTGGAACTAGGAAGACGGTCCAGTGGGGTCAGCACCCCAGGCAGGCTCCTGCACCCACTGCCACGTATGGCTGTGTCAGACACTTGGATGCCAGATCCCGGGAGTGGGAGTAGATCTGAGATCCTGCCCAGGCTCTCACTTGCCAAGTCTCACATATTAACCCAGGGCTGCAGCTGCCAGAAGGACATATTTTTCTAATTGGCCACCTGCCTGAGGGGGTGCATTTTCCCATCTGGTCAGCCGAGAGGGGGATCCTCTCTTTGATCTGTCGAACTGGAGGGAGtcgcttttctttctttcttttttaaacttccttTCTCATTCAGTCCTTCCAGAGGGGGTAGCTCTCCTAACACGCACAAAGGCACTGCATGTGCTCATAGACCTCCCCAAGGCAGACGCGGGGTGGGACCTCACCTTGGAGTAGTCCAGTTTGGCAGTGCTGGGCCCTGAGTCCAGGTGTGCACGGACCAGGGAAGTGAGGAGATTGGCAGGGGAGGCATCTGGGGGCTGCTTGGGTTTTGAAGGTAGCCGGCCCCGCCGCCCCTTCAGGCTGTCTGTTCGGACAACTGCAAAGGAATGGGTAGGGGTGAGGAAGGAAGGGATCTGAGGAAGGGCCTCTCAGCCCAAGCCGTGCACACCACTGCTGAGACGCGCCCCACCGAGTCCCTAGGACCCAGAGTCCCTGAGATCCAAGGTACCCTATAGGAACCTCCCCCTGCCACCACCCTCACAATCCAGGCAGGTGTAGGCTGCCTCCCTCCAAGGCCTGGGGTTCAGAGGTGGGGTGGAAATAAGATGTGCCCTCCTCTGGGTCCTCCAGGGCAGAAGCCTGGGGGCCCTGCTGGTCCCACTCCACTCAAGCCTACCCTTGCCCCGCTGGGCCACACCCCAGCCACACACCTTCCTTCACCATGCCCACCGCCAGGCACTTCTGGAAGCGGCAGAACTGGCAGCGGTTTCGCCGCCTCTTGTCCACAGGGCAGTCCTTGTTAGCCAGGCAGATGTACTTGGCGTTTTTCTGCACTGTGCGCTGGGTGGGGAGACAACACGGAACAAGCTGTCAGAgtatggggtggggaggggggaactTAGGGGAGGGGACCGTCCAGATCCTGCTGCCATTGCAGACAAAAGCACTCTCTGTTCACAGCTATTTTTCTAACATTTGGGTGGCAAGGGAGGGAGAGATAGGGGGTTGGGGGGGGAGAGAAAAGTCTTGAAGACATTGGGGGAGGTTTCTCGCTCTGAGGAAGTCCCCAGGACACACTATTGGGGGCCAGGGTCTCCCTGGCAGTCTAGACACCTGTATTTTTTCATGGGCCCTTGTCCGCCTGCCCTCTCCCTAGGGCAGACAGGAGAGGGCCaaggggctggggggtggggacGGGAAGCTAAGCAGGCACCATCGCTGGGACAAACACACAGCCTGTTCCCAAgtccacccccagccctcaggaacCAAACCCTCCGCAGGGATCCTTTCATCTCATGCCAGGAACATGAGAGCCTGGGGGCACCCCTTCCCACTAGAACCTTGAGTTGGGAGAGGACAGGCAGAGGAAAACCAGAGGCTCGCCAGGCACCCCTGCAGCTCCTATCTGCCCCTATCTCACCCCTCCGTCCAGCTCTGTGCAATCCCATGGGCCCCTGAGTGTTCCGGCAAATGAAAGCTTCCAGCCCTGGCATCTACGGGTCTCCAGGAAGGCGGCCCACCTGGCAGGGCTGATCCCACCCTGCAGGACAGGACTTAGCTAGGAGGAGAACCCAGGGGGAGACCACAGGTCCCAATGGGATGAGGCCAGCCTCTCTCCATTTCCAACAAAAGGCCCCACCTGGGGCTGCGCAGTACCTTGAAGAAGCCCTTGCAGCCCTCACATGTGCGGACACCATAATGCTGGCATGAAGCGTTGTCCCCACACACAGCACAGCGGCCTTCACTTCCACCTGGGGCCCCGCTCCGGGCCTTGGTTGAGGTCACGGGTGCATCCAGTATCCCCGAGCCCTCAAGGTGTGGAGAAGTGGGTGCCAAACCTGGGAAGGCGGTAGGCATGGAAtagctctctccctcccccagctggTGGGGGGCCTGTGAGGGGAACAACTTCAGGGAGCTctgggccaggctggggctgggaccGGTGGGAGGACTGAAGGAAAAGAAGGCTGGAGGCTGTGGGGGCCCAGAGGCTTTGGGCAGCTGCTCTGTCCATGCCCGCAGGCCTTCGTAAGTCTGGCTGGGCGAGAAGTGGCCGAATGAGCCATCCCAGGGAGAGAGCTGGGGCGGCTGGAAGCTGGGCGTGGAGGGCGACGGGGCCGAGCAGGGGCTGCCATAGTAGTCAGAGCCACTGGAGGACAGAGCCTCATCCACTGGGCCGCTCAGGGGGCCGGGGTAGCAGCCGTACACCTGGAAGTCCTCAAACTtgaaggaggcagaggcaggggaggTGGCTGAGGACGAGGATGtggaggaggccgaggaggaggctgaggagcaTGGCTGGACTGTTCCCGGCAGCTGGTAGAGGAAGGTGTCAAACTCTCCCGTGTAGCCGTCCATGAAGGTGCTGAAGCTGGGCAGGGCAGTGGGGGCAGCGGGGGCTGCCTCGGGGCTGGCCAGGTCCATGGTGGGCTTGATGAACTCAGGGGTCAGGGGGTCGCTTGCCAGGTGGTCACGGGGTCCTGGACTCGGTGCTGGTGTCCCATATTGGGCTTGGATACAGGGCATCTCTGGAGAGAGAGGAGATCccagggagggaaaggagagtcAGTGGGACAAGCCTATAGCCTTGTCTCAAAGTATTTGGGCCCCAGAGCAGCAAGGTGGCAGGAAGCCCAGCCTAAAGATGAGACAGAGGCACCGGGACCAGAGCACCCAGGAATCCTGACCCCTGGCCTGAGTACCATCTCGACCTAGGTGCCACAAAGCCCCTGGGCAGCAGCCCAGCATGAGTGGGCTCCATCAGAAGGCCAGCCACACCCTAGTCAGCCTGGGAACCCTAGGGGAGGCATACAGCCAGCATTTCTCTGCCGGAACAGGGGGAAGCTGTGTTCCTCcagccccctgcccctccccgcTGGGGAAGGCGTGGTGGGGGCTGGGAAAAGGGTGAGTGGGAGAGGCAGCCCAGCAAAGCCTCAGCCCAGCTCCCAGGAGCAGCTCCCTGGTTGTTTCGCCAACCAGGCACTTCCTGGGAATACTCCCAGGCACACCCCAGCCTCTGCAAAGCCCCTTTTCTCCTCCCCTCGCAGTGCCTAGGAAGAAGGACAtcgtggaaatggaagaggagctGGAAGTGAAAGCCCAGCTGCCTAAGAAGGCAGCCTAATGCAGAGGCCCTAGCCTGTCCCCCATTTCCACCCCAACCCTGCACACTGAGAAAAGGCAGCAGATCCCAAACCCACCCCAATCCTGCCATCTGGGGCTGGGAAGCCACTCTGCACTGCTCGAGACGCTCCCAGAAGCAAAGAGGAAGGGAACCTAGGCCTCCTCATCGGTAACCTGGCTCCAGACCTTTAAAGGCCATTTGCTGGGGACAGGGCAAGGGGGAGGAAGGAGACCACAGCCCGCTGGACTCCCAGGAGAATGGACAACAGTACCTAAAAAGAATGTTCTGCTGCCCCCAGTTGTCTTAATAAGAGAACTCTGAGAGTCCAGCAGAAGACTTAAAGAGAAGCCTgctggtgggtgggtggaagaCATTCTGCCCCTGCTTGGGTCCCTCCACTAAAGCAG
The Gorilla gorilla gorilla isolate KB3781 chromosome 10, NHGRI_mGorGor1-v2.1_pri, whole genome shotgun sequence genome window above contains:
- the NR4A1 gene encoding nuclear receptor subfamily 4immunitygroup A member 1 isoform X3 translates to MGAPAAQSSSGPAGARPRKAGVERRAEPAGPGLHHGQRPGPAPPRQPGSFCWALKADGIMWLAKACWSIQSEMPCIQAQYGTPAPSPGPRDHLASDPLTPEFIKPTMDLASPEAAPAAPTALPSFSTFMDGYTGEFDTFLYQLPGTVQPCSSASSSASSTSSSSATSPASASFKFEDFQVYGCYPGPLSGPVDEALSSSGSDYYGSPCSAPSPSTPSFQPPQLSPWDGSFGHFSPSQTYEGLRAWTEQLPKASGPPQPPAFFSFSPPTGPSPSLAQSSLKLFPSQAPHQLGEGESYSMPTAFPGLAPTSPHLEGSGILDAPVTSTKARSGAPGGSEGRCAVCGDNASCQHYGVRTCEGCKGFFKRTVQKNAKYICLANKDCPVDKRRRNRCQFCRFQKCLAVGMVKEVVRTDSLKGRRGRLPSKPKQPPDASPANLLTSLVRAHLDSGPSTAKLDYSKFQELVLPRFGKEDAGDVQQFYDLLSGSLEVIRKWAEKIPGFAELSPADQDLLLESAFLELFILRLAYRPAWAAGAAAGGGAAEPHRQLPEGARGSCGGRAPASQLPVTSVGQTARAADPVHPGPAAHLLPQAGGLGAPSTHH